A section of the Deinococcus sp. KNUC1210 genome encodes:
- a CDS encoding ROK family protein produces MQMLDILTLDIGGSHVTAARFSTHGSHSGIGPRVRLHLDEHASADELLDTFAHAALAVANDPRSGVVARGDAVQSRLAAIGIGMPGPFDYEHGIGQFTGKFRALNGVDVGAGIMARLPSLMGLPLAFLNDAAAFALGEAVVHDEVGRILGVTLGTGLGSGFVESGRIQTAGKGVAREGQIGWEPYLDATAEDYVSTRRLISDYADLSGKRLRPIEISLRAQAGEAHAEAVFAAYGHHLGAVLAEWFQAYSPVRIVLGGNLGAARAHFMPALEEALRNGLGGFPCPHPVFSPDGERAALIGAAWKALLHEKDVHALFIQR; encoded by the coding sequence ATGCAGATGCTCGACATTCTGACGCTGGATATCGGTGGCAGCCACGTCACGGCGGCCCGATTTAGTACGCACGGTTCACACAGCGGCATTGGCCCACGTGTGCGCTTGCACCTTGACGAGCATGCTTCAGCAGATGAACTGCTGGACACCTTCGCCCATGCGGCCCTTGCGGTTGCGAACGATCCACGATCAGGCGTGGTTGCTCGAGGCGACGCGGTACAGTCGAGATTGGCGGCCATCGGGATCGGTATGCCCGGCCCTTTTGACTACGAACACGGCATAGGACAGTTCACGGGCAAGTTCCGAGCCCTCAACGGGGTTGATGTTGGGGCAGGGATAATGGCCAGGCTGCCGTCCCTGATGGGTTTGCCACTCGCCTTCCTGAACGACGCTGCCGCCTTCGCACTCGGTGAAGCTGTAGTGCACGATGAGGTGGGCCGTATCTTGGGCGTGACGCTCGGGACTGGCCTGGGTAGTGGTTTCGTGGAGTCGGGCCGAATACAGACGGCGGGTAAGGGTGTAGCGCGAGAAGGTCAGATCGGCTGGGAACCCTATCTAGATGCCACAGCTGAGGATTACGTGAGCACCAGACGCCTGATCTCGGATTACGCAGATCTTTCAGGTAAACGCCTCCGCCCGATCGAGATCTCGTTGCGTGCGCAGGCAGGAGAGGCCCATGCCGAAGCAGTGTTTGCGGCCTACGGTCATCACCTTGGCGCAGTGCTCGCCGAATGGTTCCAAGCTTATTCTCCCGTGCGGATCGTCCTGGGAGGCAATTTAGGAGCGGCCCGCGCTCATTTCATGCCAGCGCTTGAGGAAGCGCTGCGTAACGGGCTTGGTGGCTTCCCATGCCCCCACCCTGTCTTCAGCCCGGACGGAGAACGTGCGGCCCTGATCGGAGCGGCCTGGAAGGCTCTCTTACACGAGAAAGACGTACATGCCTTATTCATCCAGCGGTAA
- a CDS encoding glycoside hydrolase family 38 C-terminal domain-containing protein yields MTEYVAAWRDAHMLDLTVWTVQIEGGPQMPLSPGQPWPLDHTELNDRPVLFRCTLTVPPGWGEHLELLLDLGGEGLVRVLTSTAGQVYQGGLNRYHRRVPLGEQAVGAVLQIEAEVVPRGLFGSPTPRPHLELAQLCEPQPDVVQLHTALQTIAAAVRVLGASTLNGQHPGPESDADREVAERLLNLTEQVLKRLDWPSAAQDALARLPLMGGGESFTSGLWSVPTDRPEAQPLPTEVLKRAARADAELRTGLLKLANLFPPRGRLALSGHAHLDLGWLWPVHETRRKGRRTLSTVLELMERHPNFIFNQSSAQLYAWMQEDDPALFEAIQARVQEGRFEPVGGMWVEPDCQMSGGEALARHLLYGQEYFRKTFGRTCTVAWLPDTFGFTPGLPQLLLAAGMNGFFTTKINWNEETVFPYDLYQWEGLDGSRVLAHTLYNPAPGGYNGDIAPLDVLGTWRSYKAKALPAWGTAQAERVLTFGYGDGGGGPTTEMLGAYDLLRCFPAMPALHMTRIDDLFARLPTDLPVWVGELYLELHRGTLTSQARTKRGNRLAEHRLLEAEAFCALAGQDQQAELEDLWKVTLLNQFHDILPGSSIREVYETALPELEDVQQRARTLLETGQTAEAGTFTVLNAANWDRPLRVLLPAAEGGVTLEDGTPLPVQSVAGGQLVHAPSVLVPAFGQLRLKRSPGAEVAMSGSGVTARRDSNGTVLENTRVRATFSPDGTLTGLRDLSSGAEFLGPLGHRLMSYPDLPYAWEAWDVAHGLDVPGKPPIGEVVRGEVDVTLQEGTLETTLTVRRRWRSSTVTQVFALRTDSGRLDVRLHLDWHERRTLLRAVTDVNVLAREAWYETALGAQARTIHQNTPFDAAHFEVSAHRWADVSQPGRGLSVLNDGRYGHSALSCGPSGSELSLSLVRGPMWPDPQADLGEHQLTYALYPHAGDWRRAHTTREGFDLNSPLTALPGTRPPGPALKLSGLPLMLSALKRAEVGNDLILRLYEPHGMSGAATIALAGLTRAERVNLLEDTGEALSVQSRQVTLDIRPFELLTLRLKRDGADRNNRS; encoded by the coding sequence ATGACCGAGTACGTCGCCGCATGGCGAGACGCCCACATGCTGGACCTCACCGTCTGGACCGTGCAGATCGAGGGCGGGCCACAGATGCCTCTCTCCCCAGGTCAGCCCTGGCCGCTGGACCATACCGAGCTGAATGACCGCCCCGTGCTGTTTCGCTGCACGCTCACCGTGCCTCCCGGCTGGGGCGAGCACCTCGAACTGCTGCTCGATCTGGGCGGCGAGGGACTGGTGAGGGTGCTGACCTCAACGGCAGGACAGGTCTATCAGGGCGGGCTGAACCGCTATCACCGCCGCGTGCCTCTGGGCGAGCAGGCGGTGGGCGCAGTGCTGCAGATCGAAGCCGAGGTGGTGCCGCGCGGCCTGTTCGGGTCACCGACACCGCGCCCACACCTGGAACTGGCGCAGTTGTGCGAACCTCAGCCGGACGTGGTGCAGCTGCATACAGCGCTGCAGACCATCGCTGCCGCAGTCCGGGTGTTGGGCGCGTCCACCCTGAACGGACAGCATCCTGGCCCGGAGAGCGACGCGGACCGCGAAGTCGCCGAACGGCTGCTGAACCTCACGGAACAGGTCTTGAAGCGGCTGGACTGGCCCAGTGCCGCGCAGGACGCCCTGGCCCGGCTACCACTGATGGGCGGCGGCGAGAGTTTCACCAGCGGACTCTGGAGTGTACCGACAGACCGACCTGAAGCCCAGCCGCTGCCGACAGAGGTGCTGAAACGGGCCGCTCGCGCCGACGCCGAGCTGCGGACCGGACTGCTGAAGCTGGCCAACCTGTTTCCGCCACGGGGACGGCTGGCACTGAGCGGACATGCTCACCTGGATCTCGGCTGGCTCTGGCCGGTCCACGAGACGCGGCGCAAGGGACGACGTACGCTCAGCACCGTCCTGGAACTGATGGAGCGTCATCCCAACTTTATTTTTAATCAGTCGTCAGCGCAGCTCTATGCCTGGATGCAGGAAGACGACCCAGCGTTGTTCGAAGCCATACAGGCACGTGTGCAGGAAGGCCGGTTCGAGCCGGTGGGTGGCATGTGGGTCGAACCCGACTGCCAGATGAGCGGCGGCGAGGCGCTGGCCCGGCACCTGCTCTACGGCCAGGAATACTTCCGCAAGACCTTCGGGCGAACCTGTACGGTGGCGTGGCTCCCCGACACCTTCGGGTTTACTCCGGGCCTGCCGCAGCTGCTGCTCGCGGCGGGCATGAACGGGTTTTTCACCACCAAGATCAACTGGAACGAGGAAACGGTCTTTCCTTACGACCTGTACCAGTGGGAAGGTCTGGACGGCAGCCGGGTGCTGGCCCACACGCTGTATAACCCCGCACCGGGCGGCTACAACGGCGACATAGCCCCGCTCGACGTGCTGGGCACCTGGCGCAGCTACAAGGCGAAGGCACTGCCCGCCTGGGGAACGGCACAGGCGGAACGCGTCCTGACGTTCGGATACGGTGACGGCGGCGGCGGCCCGACCACCGAGATGCTCGGCGCTTACGATCTGCTCAGGTGCTTTCCGGCCATGCCGGCGCTGCACATGACGCGTATCGATGACCTCTTCGCCCGCCTGCCCACCGACCTCCCCGTGTGGGTGGGCGAACTGTACCTGGAACTGCACCGGGGTACGCTGACCTCTCAGGCGCGGACCAAGCGGGGCAACCGGCTGGCGGAACACCGACTGCTGGAGGCCGAGGCCTTCTGTGCCCTCGCCGGACAGGACCAGCAGGCCGAGCTGGAAGACCTGTGGAAGGTCACGCTGCTCAATCAGTTTCACGACATCCTTCCGGGCAGCAGTATCCGTGAAGTCTATGAGACGGCGCTGCCGGAGCTCGAAGATGTGCAGCAGCGAGCACGGACACTGCTGGAAACCGGCCAGACCGCAGAGGCAGGCACCTTCACGGTGCTGAATGCGGCGAATTGGGACCGTCCACTGCGTGTGCTGCTGCCCGCAGCCGAGGGTGGCGTGACGCTGGAAGACGGCACGCCGCTTCCGGTACAGTCGGTGGCGGGCGGGCAGCTGGTGCATGCACCCTCGGTGCTGGTGCCCGCCTTCGGTCAGCTGCGTCTCAAACGCAGTCCGGGAGCAGAGGTCGCGATGTCCGGCTCTGGTGTGACCGCGCGGCGTGACAGCAACGGCACGGTGCTGGAGAACACCCGCGTTCGTGCCACGTTTTCCCCGGACGGCACGCTGACCGGGCTGCGCGATCTCTCCTCCGGTGCAGAATTCCTGGGGCCACTGGGGCACCGCCTGATGAGCTATCCCGACCTGCCCTACGCCTGGGAAGCGTGGGATGTGGCGCATGGTCTCGACGTCCCAGGTAAGCCGCCAATCGGCGAGGTGGTGCGCGGCGAGGTCGATGTCACCCTGCAGGAAGGCACCCTGGAGACCACCTTGACCGTGCGGCGACGCTGGCGGTCAAGCACCGTCACGCAGGTCTTCGCACTCCGGACAGACAGCGGGCGACTGGACGTGCGTCTTCATCTCGACTGGCACGAGCGCCGTACCCTGCTGCGGGCGGTCACGGACGTGAACGTCCTTGCGCGTGAAGCATGGTACGAGACGGCACTGGGGGCTCAGGCACGCACCATCCACCAGAACACACCGTTCGACGCCGCCCACTTCGAGGTGAGTGCCCACCGCTGGGCCGACGTGTCGCAGCCCGGGCGTGGACTCTCCGTGCTCAACGACGGGCGATACGGTCACAGTGCGCTCTCCTGTGGACCCAGCGGCAGTGAATTGTCTCTCTCGCTGGTGCGCGGCCCGATGTGGCCTGACCCGCAGGCCGACCTCGGCGAGCACCAGCTGACGTATGCACTGTATCCGCACGCTGGAGACTGGCGGCGTGCCCACACCACCCGCGAGGGCTTCGACCTGAACAGCCCACTGACCGCGCTGCCCGGCACACGGCCCCCCGGACCAGCACTGAAGCTCAGTGGGCTGCCGCTGATGTTGAGTGCACTGAAACGGGCAGAGGTAGGCAACGACCTGATTCTTCGGCTGTATGAGCCACACGGAATGAGTGGTGCCGCGACCATTGCACTCGCGGGTCTGACACGTGCCGAGCGAGTGAACCTTCTGGAAGATACAGGCGAAGCGCTGAGCGTTCAGAGCAGGCAGGTTACCCTGGACATTCGCCCCTTTGAGCTGCTGACCCTGCGTCTGAAGCGGGACGGCGCAGACCGGAACAACCGGTCGTGA
- a CDS encoding glycoside hydrolase family 125 protein: MTSQPKSVPQPEPQVRTPGAFAPQHRTEMPAPRRFLSLTVQATLDQVTAQLEQRDRPALATLFRQAFPNTLQTTLEVLPDDRTFVYTGDIPAMWLRDSAAQVSPYVPLCREDPELRALIAGVIRQQAHLIALDPYANAFNLTPRDDADAEYSFDQPPPGPWVWERKFELDSLCAPILLAWNFWRATGDADALGDLRPMIGTVLSVMETEQDHAGSSRYRFERPAEYCVLPSDTLPRDGQGAECAPTGLIWSGFRPSDDACTYPYLVPANIMAVMALRRTAALALELYGDSALAHRATSLEQQLEAGLETYAVVQHEEYGEVWAYEVDGLGNALLMDDANVPSLLSLPYLGYCRADDERYLNTRRLLLSTANPSYYRGKYAAGIGSPHTPGRRVWPISLCIEALTAGLDTAAGRAHAWELLETLAATTAGTYLMHESFDPDQPDHFTRPWFAWANSLLAETVLTVLASEEPPSAEVQLWR; encoded by the coding sequence ATGACTTCCCAGCCGAAATCTGTTCCGCAGCCTGAGCCACAGGTCCGTACTCCAGGCGCATTTGCGCCGCAGCACCGCACCGAGATGCCTGCACCTCGGCGTTTCCTGAGTCTGACAGTCCAGGCGACCCTCGACCAGGTGACGGCTCAGCTGGAGCAGCGGGATCGTCCGGCGCTGGCAACGCTGTTCCGGCAGGCCTTCCCCAATACCCTCCAGACCACCCTTGAAGTCCTGCCGGACGACCGCACCTTCGTCTATACCGGTGACATCCCCGCCATGTGGCTGCGCGACAGTGCCGCCCAGGTCAGCCCCTACGTGCCGCTGTGCCGCGAAGACCCCGAGCTGCGTGCCCTGATCGCGGGGGTGATCCGCCAGCAGGCACACCTCATCGCCCTCGACCCCTACGCCAACGCCTTCAACCTCACCCCCAGAGACGACGCCGACGCCGAATACAGCTTCGACCAGCCACCCCCCGGCCCCTGGGTCTGGGAACGAAAATTCGAGCTCGATTCGCTGTGTGCACCGATCCTGCTCGCGTGGAACTTCTGGCGTGCGACGGGCGACGCCGACGCCCTGGGCGACCTCCGCCCGATGATCGGCACGGTGCTGAGTGTGATGGAAACCGAGCAGGACCACGCCGGGTCCAGCCGCTACCGCTTCGAGCGCCCCGCCGAATACTGCGTGCTGCCGAGCGACACGCTGCCCAGAGACGGCCAGGGGGCCGAGTGTGCGCCGACCGGTCTGATCTGGTCGGGCTTTCGGCCCAGCGACGACGCCTGCACCTATCCGTATCTGGTGCCCGCCAACATCATGGCGGTGATGGCCCTGCGGCGCACCGCTGCCCTGGCCCTCGAACTGTACGGCGACTCCGCACTGGCGCACCGGGCGACTAGCCTGGAACAGCAGCTCGAGGCAGGCCTTGAGACATATGCGGTGGTGCAGCACGAAGAGTACGGTGAGGTGTGGGCCTACGAGGTGGACGGCCTTGGCAACGCGCTGCTGATGGATGACGCCAACGTGCCCTCGCTGCTGTCGCTGCCATACCTGGGCTACTGCCGGGCTGACGACGAGCGGTATCTGAACACCCGTCGCCTGCTGCTGAGTACCGCGAACCCCTCTTACTACCGCGGCAAGTACGCGGCGGGGATCGGCAGTCCTCACACGCCCGGACGCCGGGTGTGGCCGATCAGCCTGTGTATCGAGGCGCTGACGGCTGGCCTGGACACCGCGGCGGGCCGCGCCCATGCCTGGGAACTGCTGGAAACGCTCGCTGCCACCACCGCGGGCACGTACCTGATGCACGAAAGCTTCGATCCCGATCAACCAGACCACTTCACCCGCCCGTGGTTCGCCTGGGCCAACAGTCTCCTCGCCGAAACCGTCCTCACCGTCTTGGCAAGCGAGGAGCCGCCGTCTGCTGAGGTTCAGTTGTGGCGCTGA
- a CDS encoding ABC transporter substrate-binding protein, producing MKKLSSLGLAMLVLAAASAPVTAQGTTKKYRIALILGTTTDNFYTSMQCGAVAEAKRLGDVELTVQGSPKWDATLQTPVVNAVVASNPQAIAIAVNDGRALYAPLKAASDKGIKIIGVDTRLADTSFVTTNISSDNRALGAEAARTLAKLMGNKGTAMIPPITPGITTVADRIQGFIDEMKANHKNIKIVYKGISEDASAFSAAFAANPDITGMFLIANNEALVAAGAVRQLPTERQSKISVVSFDAAPALVQSLKSNQIQAIVAQKPAEMGALAVLNARKAIMGQAVAKDIPTGGVGLTQANINQPAFAQYIYKSNCN from the coding sequence ATGAAAAAGCTGTCTTCGCTGGGTCTCGCCATGCTCGTTCTCGCTGCCGCTTCCGCACCCGTCACTGCACAGGGCACCACCAAGAAGTACCGGATCGCCCTGATCCTGGGCACCACCACCGATAATTTCTACACCTCCATGCAGTGTGGCGCTGTGGCGGAAGCCAAGCGTCTGGGTGACGTGGAATTGACCGTGCAGGGCTCGCCCAAGTGGGACGCCACCTTGCAAACCCCTGTGGTCAACGCCGTGGTGGCGAGTAACCCCCAGGCGATCGCCATCGCCGTGAATGATGGCCGCGCGCTGTATGCGCCGCTCAAGGCTGCCAGCGACAAGGGCATCAAGATCATCGGTGTCGACACCCGCCTGGCCGACACCAGTTTCGTGACCACCAATATCAGCAGCGACAACCGGGCACTGGGTGCTGAGGCGGCCCGCACCCTCGCCAAGCTGATGGGCAACAAAGGCACCGCCATGATTCCGCCGATCACCCCCGGCATCACCACGGTCGCCGACCGCATCCAGGGGTTCATCGACGAGATGAAGGCCAACCATAAGAACATCAAGATCGTGTACAAGGGCATCAGCGAGGATGCCTCGGCCTTCAGCGCAGCGTTCGCAGCCAATCCTGACATCACCGGGATGTTCCTGATCGCCAACAATGAAGCGCTGGTGGCTGCGGGTGCTGTTCGTCAGCTGCCCACCGAGCGCCAGAGCAAGATCAGCGTGGTGAGCTTTGACGCTGCCCCTGCACTGGTGCAGTCCCTCAAGAGCAATCAGATTCAGGCCATCGTGGCGCAGAAGCCGGCCGAGATGGGTGCACTGGCTGTTCTGAACGCCCGCAAGGCGATCATGGGGCAGGCCGTCGCCAAGGATATCCCCACCGGCGGGGTCGGCCTCACCCAGGCCAACATCAACCAGCCAGCCTTCGCCCAGTACATCTACAAGTCGAACTGCAACTAA
- a CDS encoding ABC transporter permease, whose product MNASSPSQNAPQSGVRLLLKRLTSSQAVLTTGTLLIVMVFFSLLFPGKFPTLYNIQTLVIDYSGIVLLGVGLTFIMTSARFDLSVGAVLVFSCVLGVKAMALVGGSDGGWGAVLIGLIACLATGLVAGLINGFLIVKARVPSIIVTLGTLSVAQGAAYVLTGGVDLYAVPKPMLDHIGQGRLLGLPVPVIVAVLAVAAGAFVLSQTRFGQYTSAIGSNAEAARRAGINVDRVAMSLYLISGAGAGLAGFMSLARFGSTTLAAHQNDNLTALLGVVLGGTSLFGGTGTVVGTAVGVFIPGVLSNGLVMMQVLPYWQYIIVGVVLIGVVYIDLVKRRGRTEGG is encoded by the coding sequence GTGAACGCCTCCAGTCCCAGCCAGAACGCTCCCCAGAGCGGCGTACGGCTGCTCTTGAAACGCCTCACTTCATCGCAGGCGGTCCTCACCACCGGCACACTGCTCATCGTGATGGTGTTCTTCTCGCTGCTGTTTCCCGGGAAGTTCCCGACCCTCTATAACATTCAGACACTGGTGATCGATTACAGCGGCATCGTGCTGCTGGGCGTCGGGCTGACATTCATCATGACGAGTGCGCGGTTTGACCTTTCGGTGGGCGCCGTGCTGGTGTTCTCGTGCGTGCTGGGCGTCAAAGCGATGGCGCTGGTCGGTGGCAGTGACGGCGGCTGGGGCGCGGTCCTGATCGGTCTGATCGCCTGTCTCGCCACCGGGCTGGTGGCGGGTCTGATCAACGGCTTCCTGATCGTCAAGGCGCGGGTGCCGAGTATCATCGTCACGCTCGGCACGCTGAGCGTCGCCCAGGGGGCCGCCTACGTCCTGACTGGCGGCGTCGACCTGTATGCCGTTCCCAAGCCGATGCTCGACCATATCGGTCAGGGACGGCTCCTCGGCCTGCCGGTGCCGGTGATCGTCGCTGTCCTCGCAGTGGCTGCCGGCGCCTTCGTGCTCTCACAGACCCGCTTCGGGCAGTACACCTCGGCCATCGGCAGCAATGCCGAAGCGGCGCGGCGGGCGGGCATCAATGTCGACCGCGTGGCGATGTCGCTGTACCTCATCAGCGGCGCGGGGGCCGGGCTGGCCGGGTTCATGAGCCTCGCCCGCTTCGGCAGCACCACCCTGGCCGCCCATCAGAACGACAACCTGACGGCGCTGCTCGGCGTCGTGCTGGGCGGGACCAGCCTGTTCGGCGGCACCGGCACGGTGGTCGGTACGGCGGTGGGCGTGTTCATTCCCGGTGTGCTCTCCAACGGCTTGGTGATGATGCAGGTGCTTCCGTACTGGCAGTACATCATCGTCGGCGTGGTGCTGATCGGCGTGGTGTACATCGACCTCGTCAAGCGGCGCGGCCGTACCGAAGGCGGCTGA
- a CDS encoding ATP-binding cassette domain-containing protein yields the protein MTLLPPTTLTPLLEARGITKRYGQVEALRGADFTVYPAEVVALLGDNGAGKSTLVKAITGTILPDQGEVLFEGQPVKMHSPMDARELGIETVFQDLALVPDLDPAGNLFLGRELLRSGLLGKLGVLDRKAMHARSAEAFERLGVRIQDVQAKVIGMSGGQRQGVAVARAMVWASKMVLMDEPTAALGVVQAKNVNDLILRVKASGVAVVLVSHNMQHVFEVADRIEILRLGKRVATFRKNETTIEEVVSAMTGLTVQGAA from the coding sequence ATGACCCTACTCCCGCCAACCACCCTCACGCCACTCCTGGAAGCCCGTGGCATCACCAAGCGGTACGGGCAGGTCGAAGCCCTCCGAGGTGCTGACTTCACCGTCTACCCAGCCGAAGTCGTGGCGCTCCTCGGCGACAACGGCGCCGGCAAGAGCACGCTCGTCAAAGCCATCACCGGCACCATCCTCCCTGATCAGGGCGAGGTGTTGTTCGAAGGCCAGCCGGTCAAGATGCACAGCCCGATGGATGCCCGTGAACTGGGCATTGAGACCGTCTTTCAGGATCTCGCCCTCGTGCCGGACCTCGACCCGGCAGGCAACCTGTTCCTGGGCCGCGAACTCCTGCGCTCAGGCCTGCTGGGAAAACTGGGCGTGCTCGACCGCAAAGCCATGCACGCCCGCTCAGCTGAAGCCTTCGAACGACTCGGCGTGCGGATTCAGGACGTGCAGGCCAAAGTGATCGGCATGTCTGGCGGTCAGCGACAGGGCGTCGCCGTGGCCCGCGCGATGGTGTGGGCCAGCAAAATGGTGCTGATGGACGAGCCCACCGCTGCGCTGGGCGTGGTACAGGCCAAGAACGTCAACGACCTGATCCTGCGTGTCAAAGCGTCAGGCGTTGCGGTTGTCCTGGTCAGCCACAACATGCAGCATGTCTTCGAAGTCGCCGACCGCATCGAGATCCTGCGCCTGGGCAAACGTGTCGCCACGTTCCGCAAAAATGAAACGACCATCGAAGAGGTCGTTAGCGCCATGACCGGCCTGACCGTGCAAGGCGCAGCGTGA